The Panicum hallii strain FIL2 chromosome 5, PHallii_v3.1, whole genome shotgun sequence genome contains the following window.
cttcaaaagaaaaaaaatgaaagtTCGTAGATAATGGATCGGCTATAGCGTTTCGTTTGAGGGCCGTCATGGAGCCGTTACGACCCACGTCCGgtggtttttttttctttttttatggGATCAACTGTCTCACCTCCGTATTTGGTTAAGAAATGGATTGACTCATGGGAGAAATGTTATTGTAGATAAGAAAAAGAGTCGAATGACCTCATCCTACTTGGATAGCGCGAGCTCCATTCACGAGGGAAAAGACGCACCTCCAAACATGACCGTCTTCGAGAAGAAGGGAGCACGACTATGCAAGAGTCAAGAGAAGGGGATGCTCAGCAGGGGGGACCACCCTTCCCACATCGCCGCTGGAGCGTCGCACCCCTCCCACTCAGTCCCTCACCAACTGCGGCTGTTCGCGAGGGTGCTCGAGCTTGGATCCATCAATGGTAAGGACGAGCTTGCTGCGAATCGGTGGGGGTGACAAGGAACAAAAGGATGGAAAACCGAGATTAACTAACAGTCAGGACCCGCAATGAGGGTGGTTAACTGTGCACATATCCATTTCACCCGATCCCTCCAACCAAATAAATAATAGAACCATTCCATGTCTCAAACCAAACACAGCTCTATTCTATCCAACCTTGTTCTCCAACCAAACATTATCTAAAATAAGCATCTAAACAAGCATCGCACTGGCAGAAGAAATAAGACCCGTAGAAACCTATAATGTTGTCATCTCTTAATGGTACACATCTAGAATTGGTTCTCTAATGGTATATATCTAATAGTTAGTTCTTTTGATGATATAGATTCGGTTTTTCCTTTGGTTTAAAAGAAACCTAAGCACCACCATCTAACACGGGCAGATCTATCCGCACCTTGTACAATAGGCATACTGGGTCGACCTAGGGAGGATAACAACATTGCATGCTAAGGAAGAGCCTATCGAGCCATGTAGCCAACAAATCCATGACTCTTGGGTTCGATTGACTCTCAGCCACCGGTTAGGGAAGAAAACATGTGCTCGAAACTCATTTGTAAGAACGATATGTCCAATCATCTAAATGGCATGCACTAGGGTTCCTTACCAATAAGAGAGATCAGTCTAGGTACACGCCGCTACAACGCAGTCCAGTGCAGGGGACAGCACCAAGCCGCCAAGGAGAGAGGCACTAGAGAGCGAGCGAGACAGACAAGGATGCCGATCCGGATCCAATGCATCGAAGATGGAGCTAGAGAACATATGTGGATTTGGATGTGAAGGCATTGCAAGTGCAAGACACAAGAATCTGTTAGGAGGAGGAGCAAATTATTCGCCACTAAATAGTGTGTCTGATGACTATTAGAGTGTCGGAGTGTGTGTACCTTGGATAATTCCTCCTTGGGCTGTTTCCTAATTCTTACCTTCCCTATCCTGACCCACCACATTGGTGTGTTGGTGCTCGATTGTGACATGTTTTTGGTATTAGTGGTGATTTTAGATTAATTCTTATACTAACTCATCACTTGGGTCTTGAAATAACCCAGTATTCATATATGTTTTGTCATATATGTGTTGTCTTTTGAAGTACATATCTTTTTGTCATATGATTTTTTTAGGAGCTTGATGTACACATGGATCACGATCATCGAGGGGAGCCTACACGAGGAAGATAAACATTTGGGATCTGACGGTGGGTGAGAACCATGAGCGGGGATTCGTGGAACCCTGTTTAGAGATTCGGTCAGGGGCTGAACACACTGATCTTCTTGAGCAGCACGTATGGTGAGCACAGAGAGATTTTTTTACCCAGATTCGGATCTTCCGGAGGATAATAGCCCTACGTCCTGCTTTTCTGTATATTTTGTGGGATTCCATGAACTAGAGAGTACACGGGAACTGAGCTCATTCTCTAGCTCTGGAATATTTTTCAAGCCAAAAGCCTCCCTTTCCTGCCCCGGATCTCctcttttatagtccaagaggGATCCCCGTAACGGGCTGTAGACAGAGAACCAACGAGGTGTTGCCTCTACAGTTGGCATGCCCTTCATGCATGGGCCTCCTTTTTTAATGCGTACAGGTACACGTACCTGAGCACACACTTTCATGCGgctcatgcatgcatgtatccTGTGGATGAGTTCTTCTTGGTCTTGTCTTGTCCTATCTTGGTGCATGCATGTATGCAGGCCATCCACCTGCAAGCATGCAGGGGGCTATTTAGTACCGCCCGCCCTACCGGCTGTCAGAGCGCTTCCTTCGGAGCGAAGGCAGCTTCTCATTCTCGGGGTCCTTTCATAGTAGTATCCCGGGGTCCTTTGGGCTCCCAGGATCTGAGAGTCAGACGGGTCTACCCTGTGGTCCAGCATCCTACGGTCCTTTCATATTAGTATCCCGGGGTATTTTGGCCTCCCGGGACCCGAGAGTCAGGCGGGTCTACCCTGTGGCTCAGCCCTCGTGTGGTGGGCGAGCGTCTCCACTAATCACTTGCGCTGGGAACACCCGTTCCCTTGGCGCAGACAGTAGCCCCCAACCCCACATGTGGCCAAGGACTCCGAATTTCAGGTGTGGGCCCACTCTTCCTTTGAGGTAGACGGGCATGGGTTTGGATTTCAAGGAGCAGCCACTTGAGATGCCGGGACCTGGGGGGCATCCGTACGGCCTTTCAGGGAGCCCGGGATAGCCTTTGGTCATGGCGCCGCGCATGGTGGGGCCCTGCCCCTTGCTCAAGCGTGTCCCCCGGGTATAGTCACTGAAGAACAAGGCTGCACATAAATGCCTGGGGAAGCTGCCAACCACGTTGTACGCGAGCGCATTGATCCATTCATGCGCCTCGCATATGGAGGCACATGTATGCGGCCGGTTGGCAGTGCGATTAGTATAATTACGTGCATGGGCGTATCAGGGATACGTACATGAGGTACGCAAATGCATCAAGCCTCATGTACGTACGTGTCGGCTTTCCGTCCATGCAAGCCCTCAGGTGGACTTTAGTGCGACCGGAGTCGGCTTTGCCGCCGGAGCGGATTTTAGTGCGACTGGAGTCGGCTTTGCTGTCGGAGCGGGTTTTAGTCCGACCGGAGGCGGCTTTGCGACCGGAGTCGACTTTGTGCGACCGGAGTCGGCTTTGTGCGACCGGAGTCGGCTTTGTACGACCGGAGTCAGTTTTGCCGCTGGAGCGAGCATTAGTGCAACCGGAGTCGGCTTTGCCGCCGGAGCGAGCTTTAGAGCGACCGGAGTCGGCTTTGGTTAGCAATTTAGAATTGACTCTTCACGTAAACTGCAACTTACAACGTATGGTTGTCGCCATCGTGTTGCGTTTCCGTTGCTTGGCATCGCCGTTGCCCATGGCCGAGCATCGTCGTTGCCATTGTCGTTGTTGCACAAGGTCGCGTTGCTGCGCGAGCTCAGAAGCTCTCGCGGAACCAATGAGGTGAAGTCTGATCGCCGAGGATGTGCAACCACGCGGCTCTGAGGGCTTGGTCCCGTGCTACCCCGGGCTATCGCTGTCGTCCTGAGCTGCTCTGAACGCGTGGACTGAGCTTAGGCAGTGCAGCGCTGAGCTGACAGCCGCGTGCGCGGGCATGAGCCCCTGCGCGAACAACATGGGACAATGGTGAGCTCGCGCGTACTTACATGAGTGCACTCATGCATGCGCATGCTCACACCAAAAGATTCAAGCAAACGGGAGATGGATGATTGAGTAATTAATAAATGATTAATCACTTAGCTTTTGGACTTTGGGTCACCAGCGACGTGCAACCTTGAGGACAGCTTGCATGGTCGGCGCATCCTGTGGCCCATCAACTCTGGTTCGGTGGCTGAGCCTGGCCAAGAGCATGGGCCGTAGCTAGGCTCGCGGAGGCCATCGCGGCTGCCTATAACTTGGCGTCGTTCGCGCATGTGTCGCCGCCACTAATGCCTCGGCCTGCCAGGAGTCCTCGTCATCGACCTTGGCGTCACTGCTATTCCGCCTTGACTCGCTTGTCGCGATGCCGTCTGTGGCTGCAGCGGCGATGCTGTTGCGTGAGATTAAGTGCGGCCACCAGAAACTCGAGGTCGCCACTCGGGGTAGTTGCCGGCCTTGCTTGGAGTCGTTGCTGTCCCCAGCTTGGTCGGCATCTCGGGGTGGCCACCGCACGTCGCCGAGCCCTTCCCGGTGGCCCGGGGCCACAGCTGGCATGGCGCTTGCTCCCCGGAGGAGGTGCGTGGTCACGTTGGTCGGTTGACTCCGGGACGTGGCCCGCTAAGAGCCTGGGCCTCTGAGGTTCCCGGGATAACTTGCATGGTCTTTGGCAAGGAGAGCTCCCGCGAGTAGCCCCCGGGCCCGAGGTCGTGTGGGCAAAGCGGCCGCGTACGTGTTCTCAGGATGGCAGCAGTACGTGCCCCGGAGCTCAAGGGGGACGCACCTGGACACCCCGGGAGCCGCGGCCCGCTAGCGCCATGTTCGGCCCTCACATGTGCTGGTGTTCCCTCCTGCTTTCATCATAACAGCCGGGAAAGCTTCGAGGAACAAAATGAAAGGAAGATAGATCAGAGCCTTAGTTAATTAAATACTTAGCTTTTTGTTGTGTGTGCCAGTAACGCGCGAGCAGCTTGTGTTGTCACCACACCTCGGGGTCTGCGCACTCGGATTTGGCGACCCGAGGTCGCGTCAACCAGACTACTCTAGGAAGCTGCTCGAGGCCCAGACCCCGGTACGCAGCTCCGTCTGAGGATATTGCCATCACCATGTGGCGCTCGGCGTCATCTGTGCGTTGTCATCATCGCGTCCATTTCAACGTCTCTGCCCGTGTTGTGGCCGCGGCCCTAGCACCGTCCTCATGGCATGGGGCCATCACCGTGTCGTGCCAGGCGCCGTCGCCAACGACTGCCGCAACGCAATCATCGTCGCGTGAAATCAAGCGCGGTCGACAGCAACTCGGGGCAATTGCCCGGGGTGGCCATTGTCATCACGAAGCCGTTGCCACCCTGAGCAGGGTCGTCGCCAGCGGCTCAGGACCACCAGGCTACCATCAGAGCACCAGTGCACCACGACGTGCTCAGCGGCAGCACCACACGCCATGTACATCCCGGGATAGCGTCCTGGGGAAACTTGGGGAGCCACGCGGGGGATCGCAAGGGGCCAGCCCCTGGGCTCTCACAAGTAGGCTAGGCGCTAGCTAGCGGCGTCCAAGCATTAAGCATACGTCACTTCCATCGGAGCACACACAAGCAGCCCGGCACACGGTCGCCCGAGCAATATGCAGTCGTGCAGCCAACTCAGCTTGTATGCACGCCATCCACCTTCAAGCATGTAAGGGGCTATTTAGTGCCGCCCACCTTGCCGGCTATCAGAGCGCTTCCTTCAGAGAGAAGGCAGCTTCTCGTTCCCTTAGGGTTCTTTCATAGTAGTATCCCGGGATCCTTCTGGCTCCGAGACCTGAGAGTCAGGCGGGCCTACCCTGTGGCCCAGCATCCTGGGTCCTTTCGTAGTAGTATCCCGAGGTCCTTCGAGCTCCCTCGTGTGGCGGGCAAGCGACTCCACAAACCACTTGCGCTGGGACCCTGTTCCCTTGACGCCGATAGTACCCATTGGGCTGATCGTCCTAGCCCAATTCCCCCTCCGATTGAGCTCTCGTTCCTGTAGATTGAAGTCCAGGAAGATCTTAGGATTTCCACATTGACAGTTCTACGTATATCTTATAGTGTGCATGTTGCAAGATGGTTGATTATCCTTGTGTAGTGACAGTATGCGGGAGGAAAAGATTGAGCACATGCCAATCGTTTAGTAGCACTTATATCATCATCGTTTGTGTAGTGAAAGCATATGCAAGGGATCTTGGATCCTTGGAAAGATGTTCCAGTTATCTTTGTTCATCATTGTTAGCCTTTGACCAATTTGTTTTAATTTATTACTTCAATTTCATACACATTTTTTCTTTTCAATTAGTACAATTATTGAAATAGCTAAACCACATCATTTGTTCTGTGCATTAATAAATCTTATGGGGAATAATATGTGAGAAAAGGTACAACTAATCCGTGTGCTTGCGGTTCACGTGTGGTCTCTTTAAGTGGCATCAACACGGCGCGTCCTGCACCACACCCGACACGTTACCTGACATGCTAAGACGCAAAATCTATAAATATATGGAATGACAATATTGAAATATGATTAATCAATTTCTCGACTAACTTTTTGAAAGGATCTTGTGATGCCTCGAGGGGGAGGGTGAATAGGCGTACCtgaaaaatctaaaaaattcTTCGTAGCAATTAAatgtgtcggaacttccgacactgtACGAAGTTCCGatgggtcggaacttccgacaaaacTAAAATTCTTAtatgaaattcaaaattaaacttgaaactgcagaatctagctgaatcaaaagttgcatAATGATACTAGAAGACTACTGcaggtgatctttgcaagcacaacaactcgagTACGTAGATCGGCACAAAAGAAACTTAGGTCAATAGGAACTGGAATGCAATAACCACAAAACATAAGAGATTTATTCTCGAAGTTCACTTCCACTAAgtaagctacgtctccgttgaggagctcacaaagagccgggtcttctactaaccctttacctcactcaatcaaccacaaagaaggattgagtcacttactatgaaatccacaaaggataggataatacaaacttcccgggACGCTcacacacgagaggacgctCCACGGACGACACCAAaccgtctagaagcaagcttcaagagtaacaaacgtgAATCGAaggatgaagatgcttcaagtgctcttgagatgaacttggctACCCTTTCACTTAAAAGGTTgagtctcacacctcaatcttgctctcactcaagccctagctcaaatcaactaaaggattAGCTCAAAAAGAGATTGGGGAGGAGTAGTAAATGCTCTTGAAAGTGTTTATCTCGGGTCAGGTCAGCAGCAAGTAAAGGGGGGCTGAGGGGATATAAATACCCAAAcctcaaaaactagccgttagtgcaTTGGTTAAGTGATTGTTGGAACTTCCGACCCTGACacagggtcggaacttccgaacAATTAAAAACAGCTAGCCGAGGATCCCTTGTTGGAAGAATCCAGCTTCTTCTGACAAGTGTCGAAACTTCCAACTTAggatcggaacttccgacacactGAAACAGTCAGAAAACTAGGTGCACAAGCGTGTGATTTTGTGTCTCTCCTTGATGGTTAGCATCTCAAATAAGCATTTTGACACCTTCATGCTATCCAttcgcatccctcttaatagtacggtgtttcctgaactcaaattcaaaatataaaataactAAAAATCTTCTTTTAAGTCCAACACCatcctttaagcaaatttgacatcttttcttgctcttttttattttattgaattctaACCTATCCATAACtcgataaactcattagctccttATTTTTGTATGTCATTGACACCAAAATCCACTtagggggccaaatgcactttcactTTTTGATGTGTCCCATCCAAACCATAAAGGATCAGAAAATAAGGTGCCAAGGCCTTTAGGCCCTAAAGAAGATGAGCATCAGTGCTCTATCGGTCTTGTTTCACcaaatttatatatatatatatatatatatatggtggCTCAGTTACCACTCACAAATTGATCTATGTTTCAATTGATAAGCAGTTCTTTTTATCTTCTGATAATTTTGTTGAATTACATGGTGTTGACATTAGTTTTTTTGGTCATGAGAGAGCTACCACTACTATCTTGATTCATCTTTTGCATCATTCATTTAATTACTACCTTATATGATTCTAACATCAAATATGATATTTGTATGGCATTTGTTTTTATTTTTGGATAAGTCTATTTGCCTTACCTAAAAATTTTGGCTAGGTCTGCCACTGCCACTGCTTGTAGAGGCATTGCATATTTGTAGACGGTAGTATAAACGATTGACATCCTTGACTTTAGCAGTGCTCCACATGACTCCATATGTTGCACACGAATAACCCATAGTTGTATCTTTCGTGAACCTTAAGAGTTAAAGCCAATCTTCCATTTCATTCCAGTATTAACAATATTCATTATCAATGTGTTTTACAGTAAGCACAAGTTGATTTAAGGTTCTAAGCAAAAAAAAGGATTGGAATATGTTCCTACATCACATAAGGGTTTACAATAGGTACACGTGACTAAGCATGTGCCGACCAAGCTGCAAAAGAAGAACGCTCGATGAGGGCGCCAAACACGGCTAAAGCCTTTGCACGGGTGTAGGTGTTGGTGTCCGACTCGGGTTGGAATATCTGATTCTGCAGATGTTTTTAGGACATGCCAAATACCACTTGAAATTCAATATTTGTGTCGAAACCAAACACAGGTGCATGCTATCTTACTTGGCAAAAAAATTAGGACATGGATCACCGAGTAGCACTGACAAGCAGTCGTAAATGAGCAAAACCAGTAAAATTTTAGTAATATGATGATAGACAATAGAGTTCCAAACCATGTAATAACAGAAATACAAAGGTTCATACAAGGTTTTCTGCAACTTCCCGTGCAGCTTATTGCAGTATATACTAGCAGTACCAAGGTTCTAAGAAACATCATGCCACAATATGCATCTTGCACACGGATGGTTGACGACTTTCTTGCAACCAATACTTCCCACACCATAGTTACACAATCCATCAATATAATAGCATTGTAAGCTCTTGCTTTGTAGGCGCACACCATCTATATGACCGACCCATCCTTAATGGTTGCATTCTTTAAGATCAACACAATTCCGAACCTTATGTAGTACCCCTCTTCTGGGTGATCAGCCTCTTGGATACCCTGTCATAAAAAGTGGAAGCCATGGTCACAACACCTTGGATACATGAGCACGCAAGTTTTTTGCTGTATCGTTGGTGACCTTACTCACCTTACTGTTTGCAATCACCACATTCTTTCCGATCCTCGCATTCATGTCGATGATGCAATTCCTGGAAATCATCAAAGGAAGATACCATAAGGGCTTGGTGAGTGTGATATTTTGGAACTAGTAGCAGTCATATAAATGCAGTATTGTTCCAAATCCTCACCTTATCTTTGTGTTCTCTCCTATACCAATTGGGACCTTTCCAGCTAATAGTAGCTTTGCAGTTTCTTCTTCAGTTTCATAAATATCCGCACCCATCATCATGGTATCCTATATTTATTAGAAAGCGCAAAAACAAATGAATTGACAATAATTTTCGAAAGTAACAATAAACCAATCAAGTCCTGATCAGGATTCAGTAAATTGTCGTACTATTGAAAATATGGGATTGGTTGGCGTATAATAATCACCAAAATTGAGGTGTTCACATGCTAAATAAATCGAACATGATATTAGTTCGGAAGTTATGAGAAAACTCCAACAATATTTTGATGAACTTGTACAGGGTCACAAATCCTATCTATGATTTTGTGAACCCTCGTGTTGATATGGCATATTGAAATATAGATGCAATAATTCTACTAGCTCAAATCAAAGTCTTGATGCAAAAGAATGTATAAAACATGAGCATACATCTCGACAGAGCATATACCATGAGTTCACATCTGGAGCTAACACGTGAGCAAACTCCAATAACAGAGTGTTTGATACTGCATTCACTCAGCAAGCAGCCATCTGAGATAAACGCATCTTTGATCTGCAGAGGAGAAAAATCCAAACTTCAAATATTCCTACGACCTGCTCTGAGGTAATAATTGTTCCACAGGATCTGTACCTTGCACTTGTCCAGTTGTGTTGGAGGCAAGTTCCGCGGTGCAGTGAAGAAAGGTGTTTTAGGATCATAGAATTCGAACTTTGAAGGCTGAAGGAAGAAATACATCAGCTGAATTTGTGTTCATATTCTAATCACCAACTATTAGATGATAAGTTAATTGAAGAACAGAATGAAATTAACATGTTACAAGCCTCTTAACACATGTTCCTTGCACAAAGTTCCGTGCAATATATACAATACACGGTACACAAATGAAAGAATACCTGCTCAGTTAGGGCCAAATTTGCATCAAAGAATGATTTGATTGTTCCAACATCCTCCCAATAGCCCGTGAAAATATATGCCTAACACAATTAGTTCAATATACCATAAGTATGTATGATGCATGGAGGTGAGAATCCATTAATGTGGTTTGATATTTATACTGCAATCCTACTTAATAATCCTACTAACTAGAAACAAAACAACTCTTCCAAGTGAGACTTCACGATACACATAGTGCAATAGATCAGAGTTACCTGCACATTATGCTCTAGCACAGCTCTTGGGAGGATTTCAGATCCAAAGTCATGCAATTGAGAATACTTTGACCTAAGAATTAACATTATTAGAAGGAAAACTAGGATGTCATCAAGAATATATCAAAGGAAAGTGATTACTTGAGAAGGTTTAAAAGTGCATCTCTTTTGAAGACATAAACACCCATTGATGCTATGTAGGGATATTTCTGTGTATCAGCTATAGCATAGCTAAGGAAGTTGGTATCAACTCTCTGCAACAACAATACCATTAGTGTTAGCTTCTGCATCAAAATATCTAATCATTTCTGAATAAGCTAAGTAGAATTGGACCATAGAAAAAACTTAAAGAGGCGTTCatcaaagaaagaaagaaaacaaAAGAAGTACTCAAAGAGTTGCTAACCATAGACTCCAAATCAGCACCCTTTGGTTTCTCAAAAAACTGAAGTACACGCCCAGTATAATCAAACTTCACTAGTCCATAGTTAGAAGCTCGACTTAccaaaggaaagaaaaaaaggaaatgaaTTAGATCACGCTCACGTTGTGTTGGATGACTAGATGACATAATCATAAATTAGGAGGATCAACAGTTGATTTACCTCTCATCAATAGGAGCACATGATATAGTGATGTCAGCATTGTCATCCACATGTTTCTGGAAATAATACATGCCAAAAATAGTTGATTAATCTAAAATCAGTACATACATGAAACTTAAGGAACAAGAGTACAATGTACCTGTACAAGTTCCATGTAGTTCATCCGATAAAGCTGATCGCCACTCAAGATTACAATGTGCTCAATATCTTTATGATAATAATAATCCTGAATAAGTACACAAGAACTCAATATTCCAAAAACTGGAATGGCAGAAGAATGAGAGAATGACCACCATGAGAAGAGAAAATATTAACTACCTCAAGTACCCAGACAAATTTTCTGATAGCATCTGCTGTTCCCTGGAACCATCCAGCAGGCTCTTCAGGCATTTGTGTAGCTGCTAATACCTGCTTGTCAGAACAATCAGCTTAACAATTGATGTATAGGAATCAGTAACTTTCCAATTCTAGAGAACATCAAGGCAAAGTTATGACATGAATAGTTGACAATCTGTCATAAAGTAGTCTATGTTTTGAACCATGGATCTACAGTAGAATCTTGCCATCTCTTCATTATTCCCTCTATCGAAGTTATTCCCACTTACACATATCAGCAATATGAGATAAATTACCTGTACAGATCCATCAGTAAAGTTGATCCCGCCTCCAAGGTATGTACGATGAATATGGCGGTTAAGAGAAGCAGAGTTGAACTGAGTCATCACGAATATCTTATTTATACCGCTATTGAAGCAGTTGCTCATAGGGATATCAATTAGCCTGTGACATCCTCCAAGAGGGACCTATGTAATGCAACAAGAACAAAAAATAAGGAGACCAATTTACATAAGAGATAAAGTTGAATGCTTTCAGAACATTTGGACCAAAAACATAAGGTTTTGAGAATATTTGGCTGAAAGTCTAAAAAATGAAGAATATAACTTTCACATGTATTTATTGTCTTATGTATGTTAATTTGATGATTCGATAGTGTATCTTGAAATTAAGATGAATCCACTAAATTTCACATAAGACTACTA
Protein-coding sequences here:
- the LOC112894503 gene encoding glucose-1-phosphate adenylyltransferase large subunit 1, chloroplastic/amyloplastic-like — encoded protein: MQFTLALDGNTSPHLIRRSSEGGGSERSMERLNIGVINQEKALRNRCFNGGAARTQCVLTSDSYPETLHFQTHSSRKSYADANRVSAVILGGGTGAQLFPLTSTRATPAVPLGGCHRLIDIPMSNCFNSGINKIFVMTQFNSASLNRHIHRTYLGGGINFTDGSVQVLAATQMPEEPAGWFQGTADAIRKFVWVLEDYYYHKDIEHIVILSGDQLYRMNYMELVQKHVDDNADITISCAPIDESRASNYGLVKFDYTGRVLQFFEKPKGADLESMRVDTNFLSYAIADTQKYPYIASMGVYVFKRDALLNLLKSKYSQLHDFGSEILPRAVLEHNVQAYIFTGYWEDVGTIKSFFDANLALTEQPSKFEFYDPKTPFFTAPRNLPPTQLDKCKIKDAFISDGCLLSECSIKHSVIGVCSRVSSRCELMDTMMMGADIYETEEETAKLLLAGKVPIGIGENTKIRNCIIDMNARIGKNVVIANSKGIQEADHPEEGYYIRFGIVLILKNATIKDGSVI